aagaaaaaagtaaacgTACGTCattttagaagaaaactttttcttttgctataTGTAGAGGAATTAAATCTTCTACTTTACTCTGCTTTTTgacttttcaaaaagaaaaagattttttatttacaatagAAAAGTATATTACATTACATAATACACAATCAAATTTcatatttcaaataataattcagtaaattttgtaatttattacaatatctttatttaataattattttgtttccagCACATAAAGTATCTACAAtactattatttaataaaataacacaaaatattatgaaTATTTCTGATTTATAAGAAATAAGGttgaattttgatgaaattcaAAGTTATTATATTTCACATATAATCAGGTTACCTAAAACACGAATATAACATATGTTCTTAAGTTAATAACATTAtctaaaaactcttaaaatgATCCAAAATGTCAACTGTAACTCATAAAACGTTAATGTAGATTTTagtacaaatttaaattaatatatttaaaagttttatcaatcataattattatatattttggtgatttttaacaaaacttaactaatctttctttttttttgtaatcaaaaCGCAAACTAACGAAACCAattgtgaaaattttgatttacaatattaaagtatacataatttattaaaaacataacaaaaataacatcattgaaaacctttataaaaaatatataactaaatgCTGTGACTACTTTCCTAAGTTTCTCTCAAgtttttttcaagttttgctcaattatttatttggtaaattatatgcagaaaaacaaaacaattccaCAACTTTTTctcaaggttttttttttgtgtgctcataatttataaattgaaattagAAAGATACATGAAGATTAGGCTTCATCGGAGAAATCCGAGTAACAAGTTCGAAAATTGAAAAGCTTAACCATACATAACTCAAACATAGAGACACGAACTGCAGTAAGCTTGATAGGGGAAGAAGTGTCGAAACTAACTAACACAAGCATGCCCATGAGGAAGGGACGGATAACGAAGAAACTCCATGAGTTGACAACTCTCTGCGAAGTCAAAGCATGTGTGGTAACCTACAGTCCGTACGAGAATCCAGTGGTGTGGTCGTCAACCGAAGGTGTTTAAGAGGCggttttaatgtttattaAAAGGCCGGCGATAGAACGGTCCAAGCTGATGATGAGTCATGAGACCTACTTGTAGAACCAAAttaccaaagaaacaaagaaactgGAGCGTCTACGTCTTGAAAACCGAGAAACTCAGCTTACacattttatgtttgattgtgTTGAGGGTAAGATAAGTGAGCATCAGTATGGTGCAAGGGACCTTCAAGATTTAAGTTTTCATATTGATCACTATATCAATCAGCTTAATTCCAGGGTCAAGATCCTTACAAACAATGgtgagtcttcttcttccgttCCTCCTCTACTTCATACTTCAGTTGCGGGTGCGGGTGCAGCTCCTCTTCCTGTTGCGGGTGCCGATCTTCCGATGGATCAGAATCAGTATGAGCCGATTCAGCTCTATATCCCTATTGGTCTTAGTTATCATATTCAATACCAACATGAAATCTATGATAATTTCAGTTTGGATCCAAATCATTAGTATCCGTTTCAACATGATCCACTCATGAATATGTTGATGGAATATCCTTATCAACAAGTGGGTTATGTTGGAGAGCATGCGCACATCCTTTTCATGAACGGAAACTACTACAACTACCACCAAACACCAACCGTTGGTCTTACTACCACCGGTCACATGCcttccaacaacaacaccacCCCCACCACCGATGTGTGATGTGTTTCAATAGtttgcatttttgttttgttcgtttcaaaaaaccttaaactctTACAACAATTAattggatttggtttggttataaAAGATGTGTCTATTCAAACACCAActtttggtaaaatatttgTAGAGGCCATACCTCGCTGTGATATATATTTCGACTATCTCATCCCATTTTTTGGGTGATTTGTTCAAAACTAGCTATGTCTTTTTCGGTATGCAATGTATAAATGTAAATGtaattttgacaaattttaaattttatttaaaatttatttatgaaaagtaTTCATTTTGCATATAAAATACCAATTTGGCAAATTAAAGAATCTTAAAAAGAGGTGTAGGCCGGCTTTTCATTTCCTCCGTACGTAAATAAACAAcccaccaaacaaaaatctctcCTCGCTCCATGCCTTCTCTACTCTCTCTTCATTCTCTCCTAAGCTATGgcgagaagagaaggagaagtgaCGGAGACCCTTCTGAAAAAGTCGACGGAGAATCGCGGAGAAGATCGGGATGGGTTAGGGATGAAGGAGAAGGTTTGGAGGGAATCTAAAAAGCTATGGGTTGTGGCTGGGCCGGCGATCTTTACGAGGTTCTCCACGTCCGGACTATCTTTGATAAGTCAAGCTTTCATTGGCCATCTTGGCTCTACCGAGTTGGCCGCTTACTCCATCACTCTCACCGTTCTCCTCCGTTTTAGTAATGGTATCTTGGTGAGTTTACTATAAGTCTATAACGATTAGATCAGTTCTTCCACACACTCTTTACTACAAATTcgtaaaacataaaaacaatttttttttgttttaataactATTAATATATGTTAAGGATTGTTCTGATTAGTTTGAATGATATAAATCGTACTATATAAACGGTGACGTGAATGCTTAGATAGACTTCTTGTGGGAACTTGTTTTGGTTGATTTGTCAACCAATCATAAAAATTCACAACCACTCAACTCTTTGCCTTTATGAAATGAAATTATGCTATTTCTATGTATATAAGATATTGAATGTTTGGAAGGCATTGTTGGTCGTATACTCTTCGTTTATTGTTAGTGTAGTTACCTTTTTCACATAAACAAGTCTCAACTGAAACTCCATGAGTTTTGATTATTAcatcaattattattaatggTTGGAAAtgcaacaaaaacatttcattgTTAAGTAGAATCAGTGGGTAAATACAAAATAGAATAAAGTTTAGAAAGTTGGAGAATATAACAAACacctttaaccaaaaaaaagttggagaatatattgattttataaaaagtgaaaaaaaaatattgtaagaaatgacaaaaaaaataaaggaataGTCAGaagattaatttatattaagaCAATATATTCCCTTTTCTTATTTGTACTCCATAGTGCAACAAAGATAACATTGTCAAGAAGTATAGCGAGTCATTGGCCACAAATGTCCAATGGTCACCTGCCAATGCCATCgttttcttaatgttttggTCTTTAATTAGCATATCATGTGTGAGGTTCGaatttataatatgaaatagtgcttttaaaatgttattagACCATTGGACATATATTCAgttacaccaaaaaaattcaatacaCAATATATGATCTCTTTACCAACAAGAGTTTATAggttatatacattttttagTTATCAACATGCAATATCcaagtttaaagtttaaatattatagttgtttatatataagcGTTTATCAAACCTACTTAGTTCTTGTTTTATAGgcaaaatatgtaaaatatttaaccataaaatagtttttttttggtgtaataACGAACCGTCAATGAAACAATATGCAGTTAGGCATGGCTAGTGCGCTAGAAACACTATGTGGTCAAGCCTATGGAGCAAAACAATATCATATGCTTGGGATCTACCTCCAAAGATCATGGATCGTCCTCACAGGCTGTACCATTTGCCTTATGCCCATCTACATCTTTGCAGGCCCTATTCTCTTGGCTTTAGGTCAAGAGGAACGCCTTGTTCGTGTGGCTCGGATCATAGCTCTATGGGTCATAGGCATCAACATCTCCTTTGTGCCTTCCTTCACTTGCCAAATGTTCCTCCAAGCTCAGAGTAAGAACAAGATCATCGCCTACGTTGCTGCTGTTTCGTTAGGAGTCCATGTCTTCTTGTCGTGGCTTCTAGTGGTTCATTTTGATTTCGGGATCGCTGGTGCCATGACCTCTTCGCTCGTAGCACATTGGTTGCCTAACATTGCGCAGGTTTTATTTGTCACATGCGGTGGATGTACGGAAACGTGGAGAGGATTCTCTTGGTTGGCTTTCAAGGATCTTTGGCCCGTTTTTAAACTATCTGTATCTTCCGGTGGCATGATTTGGTATGATTTTCTAATCTTCTCACCTGGTAAAAGTATCAACATCCATCAACGacataagtatatatttaCTAGTCATACAAATACTTTTGTAGACCATGTGGttgtaatcatatatatgaaaagttGACCAACTCTCTCCAAATGATTaacacatcatcactttagcatttGCCATGTGTCTACTAAGTAATTAATGTAAGCTcttcaacttctaatttataggttaatgatatatttattatttaattttacatatttaattatagtattactaaatttattttaatattacatgatttttcaataaaacaattttaatagttttctcatactcgaagatttttttttgtaatccaaactcaaaatACGATTATATAATAGTCTTAGATtacttaatgatttgagtaagttattctcttaaattgatatttatattctcttaaattgatatttatacaataaatCACTGAGAGTGAAGAATACGTAAGGAgctccatcatcaaattcttaggTTTCTAGAATCCAAAACTACCCTCTGTTAAGTTGGTTTAATACAAACGttatttatgaattatatgtatgatgcattgttgagaatgttgttagaaaaaatattcttgaaactaaaaataattgcTTATTGCatgaataaataattagataaataaaaattatatttaaactAAACAATACGAAAAATTCCGAAAAAACCGCGGCGTAGCGCGGGTGATCacctaatttatatataatgcCACGTTGGGTGAAAAGCTGCCAAGTacattcattcattttctcaaaggttgagaaattttgaataaatgttaTAGAGAAAAATTTCGtgtttatgtatttgtataataatattattactataatagtattaatattattgttataatattactatgattaatatatatatatatacacatatattatgataatatataatagCACTTGCTTGgtgatattaatttttggcAGCTTGGAGCTATGGTACAACTCGATCTTGATTCTGCTCACGGGAAACTTGAAAAACGCTGAGGTTGCTCTTAACGCACTTGCAATCTGGTAAAGTATTTTTATCAGTTTTATGTCTTTTGTCTTT
This sequence is a window from Arabidopsis thaliana chromosome 1 sequence. Protein-coding genes within it:
- a CDS encoding MATE efflux family protein (MATE efflux family protein; FUNCTIONS IN: antiporter activity, drug transmembrane transporter activity, transporter activity; INVOLVED IN: drug transmembrane transport, transmembrane transport; LOCATED IN: membrane; EXPRESSED IN: 22 plant structures; EXPRESSED DURING: 13 growth stages; CONTAINS InterPro DOMAIN/s: Multi antimicrobial extrusion protein MatE (InterPro:IPR002528); BEST Arabidopsis thaliana protein match is: MATE efflux family protein (TAIR:AT1G33110.1); Has 10684 Blast hits to 10626 proteins in 1975 species: Archae - 206; Bacteria - 7736; Metazoa - 140; Fungi - 326; Plants - 1352; Viruses - 0; Other Eukaryotes - 924 (source: NCBI BLink).), translated to MARREGEVTETLLKKSTENRGEDRDGLGMKEKVWRESKKLWVVAGPAIFTRFSTSGLSLISQAFIGHLGSTELAAYSITLTVLLRFSNGILLGMASALETLCGQAYGAKQYHMLGIYLQRSWIVLTGCTICLMPIYIFAGPILLALGQEERLVRVARIIALWVIGINISFVPSFTCQMFLQAQSKNKIIAYVAAVSLGVHVFLSWLLVVHFDFGIAGAMTSSLVAHWLPNIAQVLFVTCGGCTETWRGFSWLAFKDLWPVFKLSVSSGGMICLELWYNSILILLTGNLKNAEVALNALAICININALEMMVAFGFMAAASVRVSNEIGSGNSNGAKFATMVVVSTSLSIGIIFFFIFLFLRERVSYIFTTSEAVATQVADLSPLLAFSILLNSIQPVLSGVAVGAGWQKYVTVVNLACYYLVGIPSGLFLGYVVGLQVKGVWLGMIFGIFVQTCVLTVMTMRTDWDQQVSSSLKRLNRWVEPESPSRNQTLQNE
- a CDS encoding MATE efflux family protein (MATE efflux family protein; FUNCTIONS IN: antiporter activity, drug transmembrane transporter activity, transporter activity; INVOLVED IN: drug transmembrane transport, transmembrane transport; LOCATED IN: membrane; EXPRESSED IN: 22 plant structures; EXPRESSED DURING: 13 growth stages; CONTAINS InterPro DOMAIN/s: Multi antimicrobial extrusion protein MatE (InterPro:IPR002528); BEST Arabidopsis thaliana protein match is: MATE efflux family protein (TAIR:AT1G33110.1); Has 35333 Blast hits to 34131 proteins in 2444 species: Archae - 798; Bacteria - 22429; Metazoa - 974; Fungi - 991; Plants - 531; Viruses - 0; Other Eukaryotes - 9610 (source: NCBI BLink).) — encoded protein: MARREGEVTETLLKKSTENRGEDRDGLGMKEKVWRESKKLWVVAGPAIFTRFSTSGLSLISQAFIGHLGSTELAAYSITLTVLLRFSNGILLGMASALETLCGQAYGAKQYHMLGIYLQRSWIVLTGCTICLMPIYIFAGPILLALGQEERLVRVARIIALWVIGINISFVPSFTCQMFLQAQSKNKIIAYVAAVSLGVHVFLSWLLVVHFDFGIAGAMTSSLVAHWLPNIAQVLFVTCGGCTETWRGFSWLAFKDLWPVFKLSVSSGGMICLELWYNSILILLTGNLKNAEVALNALAICININALEMMVAFGFMAAASVRVSNEIGSGNSNGAKFATMVVVSTSLSIGIIFFFIFLFLRERVSYIFTTSEAVATQVADLSPLLAFSILLNSIQPVLSGVAVGAGWQKYVTVVNLACYYLVGIPSGLFLGYVVGLQVKGVWLGMIFGIFVQTCVLTVMTMRTDWDQQVCKSNIIGFLVENYKYFFLVII
- a CDS encoding MADS-box family protein (MADS-box family protein; FUNCTIONS IN: sequence-specific DNA binding, sequence-specific DNA binding transcription factor activity; INVOLVED IN: regulation of transcription, DNA-dependent; LOCATED IN: nucleus; CONTAINS InterPro DOMAIN/s: Transcription factor, MADS-box (InterPro:IPR002100); BEST Arabidopsis thaliana protein match is: AGAMOUS-like 86 (TAIR:AT1G31630.1); Has 196 Blast hits to 190 proteins in 4 species: Archae - 0; Bacteria - 0; Metazoa - 0; Fungi - 0; Plants - 196; Viruses - 0; Other Eukaryotes - 0 (source: NCBI BLink).), producing MPMRKEGITKKLYELATLCDIKACAGKISEHQYGARDLQDLSFHIDHYINQLNSRVKILTNNGESSSSVPPLLHTSVAGAGAAPLPVAGADLPMDQNQYEPIQLYIPIGLSYHIQYQHEIYDNFKHAHILFMNGNYYNYHQTPTVGLTTTGHMPSNNNTTPTTDV